The following proteins come from a genomic window of Armigeres subalbatus isolate Guangzhou_Male unplaced genomic scaffold, GZ_Asu_2 Contig223, whole genome shotgun sequence:
- the LOC134203771 gene encoding uncharacterized protein LOC134203771: MKKVCSPLAESIEESPSKIQVKLQALMNHTAERIIKIIDAEIVQQMNTNDYTELVLLSSWGMDGSTGYSQYHQALSMPNQKDDSDVFSVTTTPIQLYYQNNKKSILWHNLTPQSIRFCRPIMLEFIKESKEMVLNTKRYIENQISELVPVKIQSSNGEFVLVDFIFVMSMIDGKVLNYVTDTSSISNCPICGATPNVMSDIQKLEAGYESNEDALHCGISPLHAWMRFFECLLHISYRMEIKKWKITMDLKAKFLDRKKLVTEKLYEAFGVRVDQPRAGGAGTSTTGNVCRKAFSNPELLSKVLDIDEDLIVRFRNILIVINCQDPINPKKMDDYCKETYRRYIKLYDWYKIPATVHKVLAHAGSIIIHSPAPLGMLAEEAAECQHKLLKKCRTHHARKRSRVDNLHDVFIRAMNSSDPLRSSINLGSRMRKKVSHEYPDVVKSLLVFEDLYSSENVNTEDNALDELMDDVEQLDDDFALGENVENE, encoded by the exons ATGAAAAAAGTTTGCTCCCCTTTAGCCGAGTCAATCGAAGAGTCACCATCAAAAATTCAG GTCAAATTACAGGCACTCATGAACCATACAGCAGAAAGAATCATCAAGATCATTGATGCGGAAATCGTCCAACAAATGAATACCAACGATTACACAGAGCTAGTGCTTTTAAGCAGCTGGGGTATGGATGGCTCTACAGGCTATTCACAATACCACCAAGCGCTATCAATGCCAAATCAAAAGGATGACAGTGACGTCTTTTCAGTGACGACAACTCCTATACAACTTTATTATCAGAACAACAAGAAAAGCATTTTGTGGCATAACTTAACACCCCAAAGCATTCGGTTCTGTAGGCCAATTATGCTGGAGTTTATCAAAGAATCAAAAGAGATGGTACTTAACACCAAGAGATATATTGAAAATCAAATAAGTGAGCTTGTCCCAGTAAAAATCCAATCATCGAATGGCGAATTTGTTttggttgattttattttcgttaTGAGTATGATCGACGGCAAAGTTCTTAATTATGTAACCGATACTTCTTCCATTTCCAACTGTCCAATTTGTGGAGCTACTCCAAATGTAATGAGTGATATACAg AAGCTTGAAGCAGGATACGAATCGAACGAAGATGCTCTTCATTGCGGCATATCTCCACTGCACGCTTGGATGCGATTTTTTGAGTGTTTATTGCATATTTCCTACAGGATGGAAATTAAAAAGTGGAAGATCACGATGGATTTAAAGGCCAAATTTCTTGATCGGAAAAAACTCGTTACTGAAAAACTGTACGAAGCATTCGGAGTACGAGTTGATCAACCCAGGGCAGGTGGAGCAGGGACCAGCACAACAGGAAACGTGTGTCGAAAAGCATTTTCAAATCCTGAATTACTTTCCAAAGTTTTGGACATTGACGAAGATCTTATTGTTAGATTTCGTAATATTTTAATAGTAATCAATTGCCAAGATCCGATCAATCCTAAAAAAATGGATGACTATTGTAAAGAAACATATCGGCGATATATTAAATTGtatgattggtataaaattccAGCAACAGTGCATAAAGTACTCGCTCACGCTGGAAGCATAATAATCCATTCACCGGCTCCTCTTGGCATGTTAGCTGAAGAAGCAGCAGAATGCCAACataaactattaaaaaaatgtcgTACCCATCATGCTAGGAAAAGGTCACGAGTTGATAATCTACATGACGTCTTTATTCGAGCTATGAACTCATCTGATCCTCTGAGAAGTTCAATAAATCTAGGTAGCAGAATGCGAAAGAAAGTATCACATGAATATCCAGATGTTGTAAAATCACTTTTAGTATTCGAAGATCTTTACAGCTCTGAAAATGTAAACACTGAAGACAATGCACTAGACGAATTAATGGATGATGTTGAACAACTTGATGATGATTTTGCTCTCGGTGAAAATGTAGAAAATGAGTAG